The following coding sequences lie in one Palaemon carinicauda isolate YSFRI2023 chromosome 7, ASM3689809v2, whole genome shotgun sequence genomic window:
- the LOC137644271 gene encoding uncharacterized protein, protein MTAAEIQDFVALAERQGYEGEALQGYVRELVNEVNARRKAEQEEFEKEREREHELKMREQDIQLARLNSPHPNGTQNGQSFPSMPVHTLIPQWDDKDPVRWLNEVESVFKTCAVAEDMKALLLSKHMAGKGKNAHAALPADKQGNFEAVRKALIEAYKLSPENWRRQWRRLTKSPTTSWSDWGFQKDRLNTLWVEAPKCTSYDNLLELFKIEDFHRNAPPALSIYISEKNPATFRACCEYADEYELVRFNSGPPSSVPSGKSKPRQNPISPTKCGHCGRSNHLEANCRLKLSGQSTESTKQTNKPKVKVAKPNYASAYCEVCKCYGHTKNYSLTTPQLSKRCRLGVVSDLGHEGYDLLLGQDLLRGIQRVPPRCMKAVEPEPETENAPPEEDKWLADIDLGEVPWLSEVAREPSSYSNESEPHTPETYSEGAVLLTTTGNEANPNTSPGVSGESEGEASISPEDLGSRTELIKSQLLDETLKTYREAAYSDEAEMTNLSKENFLLKEGVLFRVTRGPHDPAEALCRQVVVPRNLRLVVLRIPFHDVLVDYVGPLPRSKRGNRFLLIMIDRFTRYLEAVPTRCANASHAVRGLTQFFCRFGFPATVQSDKGSHFMAREFKAAMEYHGVHHQTSTAYHPESQGLVERSHQTLKTVLTKLGEAGSSDWEENLPYALFALRQARSETTGYSPFELLYTHSTRGPLDILYEAWEDSSKASWVEELPDIQAKIRTAWEIAKASEAKVHSPESNSEVLANFKLVTPVLDTVKRDIVKNLLLQHPQVVRDTLGHTQLLEHKIDLVRGTCPIRQNYYRLNPQRAERVSEQIKLQLSLGLIEESESPWASPVVLVPKEGGGDRLCIDFRKLNAVTKPESYPLPRIEDCLESLGESPYLSKIDLEKGYWQVPLAEESRPLTAFITRDGLYQCRVMPFGLRNAPSCFQRLMNKVLAGISNCVVYLDDIVLFSKAWEEHLQTLGKGTLIAVLEFHPRPTKLHLKLLVA, encoded by the exons atgactgctgcggaaattcaggactttgtggcccttgcagagcgacaaggttacgaaggagaggcattgcaaggctatgtgcgggagcttgtgaatgaggtcaatgcccggaggaaagccgagcaggaagagtttgagaaggagagagagcgagagcatgaattgaagatgcgggaacaggatatccagctagcacggctaaacagccctcaccccaacggcactcaaaatggccaaagcttcccctccatgcctgtccacacactcattcctcagtgggacgacaaggatcctgtgaggtggctaaatgaggtggagtccgtgtttaagacgtgtgccgtagcggaggatatgaaggccctactactgtcaaagcatatggcggggaaagggaagaatgcGCATGCTGCGCTCCCTGCCGATAAACAGGGTAATTTTGAGGCCGTCAGGAAGGCCTTGATTGAGGCCTATAAACTAAGTCCTGAAAATTGGCGCCGTCAGTGGCGTAGGCTCACCAAGTCCCCCACGACATCTTGGTCTGATTGGGGTTTTCAGAAGGATAGGCTCAATACCCTTTGGGTCGAGGCTCCAAAGTGCACTTCTTACGACAACCTCCTAGAGCTCTTCAAAATTGAGGACTTCCACAGGAACGCCCCACCGGCGCTCTCAATTTACATATCTGAGAAAAATCCAGCCACGTTTAGAGCATGCTGCGAGTATGCTGATGAGTACGAGCTAGTCCGGTTCAACTCGGGGCCCCCCAGCTCAGTCCCATCGGGTAAGTCTAAGCCCCGGCAAAATCCGATCTCCCCTACCAAGTGTGGCCATTGCGGGAGATCTAACCACTTGGAAGCCAACTGTCGGCTGAAGCTATCCGGTCAGTCAACTGAGTCCACGAAGCAGACGAATaagcccaaggttaaggtggcgaagccgaactatgccagtgcatactgcgaggtatgtaagtgctacggacacacaaagaactactcac tgaccacgccccagctcagcaaaaggtgcaggctaggggtagtgagcgatctGGGACATGAGGGCTATGACTTGCTCTTGGGACAAGACCTCCTAAGAGGCATACAGCGTGTGCCCCCCAGGTGCATGAAAGCAGTTGAGCCGGAGCCCGAGACTGAGAATGCCcctcctgaagaagacaaatggctagctgacattgaccttggagaagtaccttggctaagtgaggtggcgcgagagccctcctcctatagcaatgagtctgagcctcatacccCGGAAACCTATTCGGAAGGAGCGGTGCTGCTCACCACCACAGGGAATGAAGCTAACCCAAATACTAGCCCAGGGGTCTCGGGGGAGTCTGAGGGAGAAGCGTCCATTTCCCCAGAGGACCTCGGGAGTCGGACGGAGCTTATCAAATCTCAGTTGTTGGACGAGACGCTGAAAACCTACAGGGAAGCTGCTTACTCAGACGAAGCAGAGATGACTAACCTCTCAAAGGAGAATTTCCTGCTGAAGGAAGGGGTGCTCTTCAGAGTCACCCGAGGCCCTCACGATCCTGCAGAAGCCctttgccggcaagtagttgttccccgtaatctccgcttggtggtgctac GTATCCCCTTCCATGATGTACTAGTGGATTATGTGGGTCCCCTGCCCCGTAGTAAGCGTGGAAATCGTTTCTTATTAATCATGATTGATCGGTTCACGCGCTACCTCGAAGCTGTACCGACCAGGTGCGCCAATGCCAGTCATGCTGTCAGGGGCCTGACTCAATTTTTTTGTAGGTTTGGGTTCCCAGCCACAGTCCAGTCGGATAAGGGCTCTCACTTCATGGCAAGAGAGTTTAAGGCAGCAATGGAGTACCATGGTGTCCACCACCAGACCTCTACGGCATATCACCCAGAGAGCCAAGGACTCGTGGAGCGCTCCCACCAAACACTAAAAACAGTCTTGACGAAGTTAGGGGAGGCTGGCTCTTCGGATTGGGAGGAGAACTTGCCTTACGCTCTGTTCGCCCTCCGCCAAGCACGCTCAGAAACCACAGGATACAGCCCTTTTGAGTTGTTGTACACTCACTCCACACGTGGGCCACTGGACATACTCTATGAAGCTTGGGAGgactcctccaaggcctcctgggtGGAAGAGCTGCCAGATATACAGGCTAAGATACGAACTGCCTGGGAAATTGCCAAGGCTTCCGAGGCGAAG GTCCACTCACCCGAGAGCAACTCCGAGGTCCTGGCCAACTTTAAGCTGGTCACCCCTGTGTTGGACACTGTTAAGAGGGATATTGTCAAGAACCTCCTGCTACAGCACCCACAGGTAGTGCGAGACACACTGGGTCACACCCAACTACTAGAACACAAGATTGACTTGGTCCGAGGAACGTGTCCGATCCGCCAGAATTATTATCGGTTAAACCCCCAACGGGCTGAAAGGGTGTCGGAACAGATAAAATTGCAGCTCAGCTTAGGtctcattgaggaaagtgaaagtccatgggcatcaccggtggtcctagtgccaaaagagggagggggggataGGCTATGTATAGATTTCCGCAAATTGAATGCGGTGACAAAACCTGAGTCCTACCCACTCCCTCGCATCGAGGATTGCTTGGAGAGCTTAGGTGAATCACCTTATCTAAGTAAGATTGACCTAGAAAAGGGCTACTGGCAGGTACCACTGGCAGAGGAGTCGCGGCCACTGACCGCATTCATAACCCGAGATGGACTTTACCAGTGTCGAGTAATGCCTTTTGGTCTTAGGAATGCACCCAGCTGCTTCCAGAGACTCATGAACAAGGTACTAGCGGGAATTTCCAACTGTGTGGTCTACCTAGATGACATCGTCCTTTTCTCCAAGGCCTGGGAAGAACACCTCCAAACCCTAGGGAAG